A genomic segment from Nicotiana tabacum cultivar K326 chromosome 7, ASM71507v2, whole genome shotgun sequence encodes:
- the LOC107791352 gene encoding uncharacterized protein LOC107791352 codes for MDVWSWISELPNSENWSTVNDSSLIYTLATPIANSNQSIQFKAERKFELNTEPNSSLVFSVCLVGFHESSDEDVSIWVSDTCHLSSDKPFLPLVLQLLQEIISRSPTAHDSCCPRSQLQKLQPDPVSWILDSHSPESFSSFFNLIFLTRLFWMFAFDAPPEVGSLYFHSLLAPNLETFSCKHAPVLRTFFISVGTDVELCFMRTFGYMLAKWLILREVGGVGLKSLSPLASHYLGFSYATEAHGLWILKGYAPVKAMKPTRMNGDKIQFPVIEAKEIALKYTLAHQQLEAVIQFEYTVGFYDGFIQVRARLDNIRLGVTRLGFNKNEEEEGSYLQEKHFPSRIRVWVGPEVGANYVGGLSLGRSTNNVEREFEMQRVLKGNFGNPKQPEVKARAKMATRSKMKNWRWDQEAEGNAAVYEAILYDHVSGCEIATWKPSTGDDRNNQLMNNFRGRYFGGNRAFTKKGGLVFAGEECGEEIVWRLSKEMEGSVLKWRVGGQVWLSYWPNNVKSSYYETRLVEWCDEVDLPLIPGKIF; via the coding sequence ATGGATGTTTGGTCTTGGATATCTGAACTTCCTAACTCAGAGAACTGGAGTACTGTGAATGATTCGTCTCTCATTTATACTCTTGCTACTCCCATAGCCAACTCTAACCAGTCCATTCAATTCAAAGCTGAGAGAAAATTTGAGCTTAACACTGAGCCTAATTCTTCATTGGTTTTCTCTGTATGCTTGGTAGGATTTCATGAATCCTCCGATGAAGATGTGAGTATCTGGGTTTCTGACACGTGTCATCTTTCCTCGGACAAGCCATTCTTGCCGCTGGTTTTACAGCTGCTTCAAGAAATCATCTCGCGTTCACCCACGGCGCATGATAGCTGCTGTCCACGTTCACAGCTCCAGAAGCTCCAACCCGACCCGGTTTCTTGGATCCTCGATTCCCACTCACCAGAATCTTTCTCCAGCTTCTTCAATCTCATCTTCCTCACGCGACTTTTCTGGATGTTTGCATTCGACGCGCCACCGGAGGTGGGGTCTCTATACTTCCACTCCTTGCTAGCTCCAAACCTAGAAACCTTCTCGTGCAAGCACGCGCCAGTTCTGAGAACCTTCTTCATTTCAGTCGGGACGGACGTGGAGCTCTGTTTCATGCGCACGTTCGGGTACATGTTAGCAAAATGGCTGATTTTAAGGGAAGTTGGCGGCGTAGGATTAAAGTCGTTATCGCCGTTAGCATCTCATTACCTCGGGTTCTCCTACGCCACGGAGGCTCACGGGTTATGGATTTTAAAAGGATACGCGCCAGTGAAGGCAATGAAGCCCACGCGCATGAATGGTGACAAAATTCAATTCCCTGTAATTGAAGCGAAAGAGATTGCACTAAAATATACCCTGGCCCATCAGCAACTTGAGGCTGTGATCCAATTTGAATATACGGTTGGATTCTATGATGGGTTTATCCAAGTTAGGGCCCGTTTGGATAATATACGTCTTGGAGTGACAAGATTGGGCTTTAATAAAAATGAGGAAGAGGAGGGTTCTTATTTGCAAGAGAAGCACTTTCCATCTAGGATTCGAGTTTGGGTTGGGCCAGAAGTGGGTGCAAATTATGTGGGCGGGTTAAGTTTGGGCCGGTCCACTAACAACGTTGAGCGTGAATTCGAAATGCAAAGAGTCCTAAAGGGTAATTTCGGTAATCCAAAACAACCAGAAGTGAAGGCGAGGGCAAAGATGGCAACAAGATCAAAGATGAAAAATTGGAGGTGGGACCAAGAAGCTGAAGGAAATGCAGCTGTATATGAAGCAATCTTGTACGACCACGTGTCTGGCTGTGAAATTGCCACGTGGAAGCCGAGTACTGGCGATGATAGGAACAATCAATTGATGAACAATTTTCgaggaagatattttggaggaaATAGAGCATTTACTAAGAAGGGTGGTTTGGTATTTGCAGGGGAGGAATGTGGTGAAGAAATAGTATGGAGGTTGAGCAAAGAAATGGAAGGAAGTGTGTTGAAGTGGAGAGTAGGGGGTCAAGTATGGTTAAGTTATTGGCCAAATAATGTAAAAAGCTCATACTATGAGACAAGGCTTGTGGAATGGTGTGATGAGGTCGATTTGCCTTTGATTCCTGGGAAAATATTTTAG